The genome window CCGCAACCATCCAGGACGAAGTTTATTGCACGCAAACAATCTTATCATGGAAATACTCTTGGATCTTTGGCAGTAGGAGGCCATAAAGCTCGACGAGGCGTGTACGAACCCATTCTTGCAACCAATGTTTCTCATGTTTCTCCATGCTACCCTTATCGCGAGATGAAAGCAGACGAGACAGAGCAGCAATATGTTCAACGACTAGCCAAAGAGCTAGATGACGAATTCCAACGTGTCGGCCCTGATACTGTTTGTGCGTTCATCGCTGAAACGGTATCTGGAACCTCATTAGGCTGTGCACCTCCAGTGCCTGGGTACTTCAAAGCTATCAAAGAAGTATGCGATCGCCATGGTGCTCTTTTGATTATGGATGAAGTCATGTCTGGAATGGGCAGAACGGGCACTCTGCATGCTTGGGAGCCGGAGGGTGTAGTGCCAGATCTACAGACTGTAGCTAAAGGACTGGGAGCTGGCTACATGCCCGTGGGGGCCTTGCTTGTCGGCGAGAAAGTCGCAGAAACTCTTGCTAACGGATCAGGAGCTTTCTATCATAGTCAAACTTATCAAGGTCATCCTGTTGCATGTGCAGCTGCGTATGCTGTGCAGACTGTTATGAAGGAAGATAAGATGCTGCAGAATGCGCAAAATATGGGTAAAGTACTGGGCGATAAGCTTAAAGAGAGGCTCGGAGGTCACAAGAATGTGGGAGATGTCCGTGGACGAGGGCTGTATTGGGGAGTAAGTTGAACTATCACTATAAAAACGCTTCGCTAACCGTG of Fusarium musae strain F31 chromosome 5, whole genome shotgun sequence contains these proteins:
- a CDS encoding hypothetical protein (EggNog:ENOG41); amino-acid sequence: MRLPTRQIVYTTARTALRSRTSVFSFSRAGVSTLHAKINSPPPRIVKSQGCWLETDQGHRILDASSGAAVVSIGHNESRVKDAIAAQLDQVAYCYSPFFTTEAAEKISSFLTESTNGAMSKVFIVSSGTEAVEAALKIARQYFTELPTPQPSRTKFIARKQSYHGNTLGSLAVGGHKARRGVYEPILATNVSHVSPCYPYREMKADETEQQYVQRLAKELDDEFQRVGPDTVCAFIAETVSGTSLGCAPPVPGYFKAIKEVCDRHGALLIMDEVMSGMGRTGTLHAWEPEGVVPDLQTVAKGLGAGYMPVGALLVGEKVAETLANGSGAFYHSQTYQGHPVACAAAYAVQTVMKEDKMLQNAQNMGKVLGDKLKERLGGHKNVGDVRGRGLYWGLEFVRNKETKEPFDLSEQVAGKLHKAGLGADHGISLIPSTGCLDGIRGDMVIVSPPFTITKEEVDLLVDKVEKVVTSVLGA